In Bacillus sp. KH172YL63, one genomic interval encodes:
- the obgE gene encoding GTPase ObgE, with product MFIDQVKVYTKGGDGGNGMVAFRREKYVPKGGPAGGDGGHGADVIFEVEEGLRTLMDFRYQRHFKAPRGEHGMSKNQHGRNAEDMIVKVPPGTVVKDDDTGETIADLTKHGQRAVITKGGRGGRGNSRFATPANPAPELSEKGEPGQERYIVMELKLLADVGLVGFPSVGKSTLLSVVSAAKPKIAAYHFTTIVPNLGMVETGDGRSFVMADLPGLIQGAHEGVGLGHQFLRHIERTRVIVHVIDMSGMEGRDPYEDYLTINEELKQYNLRLTERPQIIVANKMDMPDSEENLKLFKEKLQEDYPIFPISAVTQQGLSELLYAVADKVETTPEFPIHEEEETSIHRVLYKHEEEEREFEITRDPDGTFVVGGAKIERLFKMTDFSREDSARRFARQLRSYGVDDALRERGAKNGDTIRLIKYEFEFVD from the coding sequence ATGTTTATAGATCAGGTCAAGGTTTATACAAAAGGCGGAGACGGCGGTAACGGTATGGTTGCCTTCCGTCGTGAGAAATATGTACCGAAAGGCGGTCCTGCCGGCGGAGACGGCGGACACGGAGCAGACGTTATTTTCGAAGTGGAAGAAGGTTTGAGAACCTTAATGGATTTCCGCTATCAGCGTCACTTTAAAGCACCCCGTGGAGAGCACGGGATGAGTAAGAACCAGCACGGAAGAAATGCGGAAGACATGATTGTCAAGGTCCCGCCTGGCACCGTGGTGAAAGATGATGATACAGGAGAAACGATCGCGGATTTGACCAAGCATGGTCAACGTGCGGTCATCACGAAAGGCGGACGCGGTGGAAGAGGGAATTCCCGCTTTGCCACTCCTGCAAACCCTGCACCAGAGCTTTCTGAAAAAGGGGAGCCGGGTCAGGAACGTTATATCGTGATGGAACTGAAGCTTCTTGCTGATGTTGGGTTGGTCGGGTTCCCGAGCGTCGGGAAGTCGACATTGCTGTCAGTCGTGTCAGCGGCTAAGCCGAAGATTGCGGCTTACCACTTCACGACAATCGTCCCTAACTTAGGGATGGTAGAAACAGGTGACGGAAGAAGTTTCGTCATGGCCGACCTGCCTGGATTGATCCAGGGTGCCCACGAGGGAGTCGGACTTGGTCATCAGTTCCTTCGCCATATTGAACGGACCCGCGTCATCGTCCACGTCATCGATATGAGCGGTATGGAAGGCAGAGACCCGTATGAGGATTACCTGACAATCAATGAAGAGCTGAAGCAATACAATCTTCGTTTGACGGAACGTCCTCAAATCATCGTGGCCAATAAGATGGACATGCCTGATTCTGAAGAGAATCTGAAATTATTCAAAGAGAAGCTTCAGGAAGATTATCCGATTTTCCCGATCTCGGCTGTTACCCAGCAGGGCTTGAGCGAACTTCTTTATGCGGTTGCGGATAAAGTGGAAACGACACCGGAATTCCCAATCCATGAAGAAGAGGAAACGAGCATTCACCGTGTTCTTTACAAGCATGAAGAAGAGGAAAGAGAATTCGAAATCACACGTGATCCTGATGGAACATTCGTTGTGGGCGGTGCGAAGATCGAGAGACTGTTCAAGATGACCGACTTCTCCCGTGAAGATTCGGCTAGACGTTTCGCCAGACAGCTCCGTTCATATGGGGTGGATGATGCCCTTCGTGAACGTGGTGCCAAAAACGGCGATACAATCCGCTTGATTAAATATGAATTCGAATTTGTAGATTAA
- a CDS encoding ribosomal-processing cysteine protease Prp has protein sequence MINVYVERSAKERIRSFSMDGHADFAEHGQDIVCAGASAVSFGSINAIMALTGVEPSIEQSADGGYLRCVIPDDLPEETESKIQLLLNSMLISLQTIERDYSDFIKITFKK, from the coding sequence ATGATTAACGTTTACGTTGAGCGTTCCGCCAAGGAAAGGATCCGTTCCTTCTCCATGGATGGACATGCTGATTTTGCCGAACATGGGCAAGACATTGTTTGTGCAGGTGCTTCTGCTGTTTCATTCGGAAGTATTAATGCCATTATGGCGTTAACCGGCGTAGAGCCTTCCATCGAGCAGTCTGCTGATGGCGGATATCTCCGCTGCGTCATCCCTGATGATCTCCCGGAAGAAACAGAGAGCAAGATACAGCTGCTGTTAAACAGCATGCTCATCAGCCTCCAGACAATTGAACGAGACTATAGTGATTTTATTAAAATAACCTTCAAAAAGTAG
- the rpmA gene encoding 50S ribosomal protein L27, with translation MLRLDLQFFASKKGVGSTKNGRDSISKRLGAKRADGQMVTGGSILYRQRGTKIYPGLNVGRGGDDTLFAKTDGVVRFERMGRDKKKVSVYPVANEA, from the coding sequence ATGTTAAGATTAGACCTTCAGTTTTTTGCGTCTAAAAAAGGAGTAGGTTCGACTAAGAATGGTCGTGACTCTATCTCAAAGCGCCTTGGTGCTAAACGTGCAGACGGTCAAATGGTTACTGGTGGATCAATTCTTTACCGTCAACGCGGTACGAAAATTTATCCAGGCCTAAACGTTGGCCGTGGTGGCGACGATACACTTTTCGCTAAGACCGACGGTGTTGTTCGTTTCGAACGCATGGGTCGTGACAAGAAAAAAGTGAGCGTATACCCAGTTGCGAATGAAGCTTAA
- a CDS encoding ACT domain-containing protein translates to MGKKFQEGKFYLVREDVLPEAMKKTLDAKELIERGKADSVWEAVHRVDLSRSAFYKYRDTVFPFHTVVKERIITLFFHLEDRSGTLSHLLAETAKHGCNILTIHQTIPLQGRANVTLSLNVTDLTIGLEDLLSKLRRLEFVEKVEVLGSGA, encoded by the coding sequence TTGGGGAAAAAATTTCAAGAAGGCAAGTTTTATCTGGTGCGTGAAGACGTGCTGCCAGAAGCGATGAAGAAAACCCTGGATGCGAAAGAATTGATTGAACGGGGCAAGGCGGATTCGGTATGGGAGGCTGTCCACCGGGTCGATTTGAGCCGGAGCGCCTTTTATAAATACCGGGATACCGTGTTCCCTTTCCATACTGTGGTGAAAGAACGGATCATCACCCTATTCTTTCATTTGGAAGACCGGTCTGGTACGCTGTCACATCTGCTGGCTGAAACGGCCAAGCACGGCTGTAACATCCTGACGATCCACCAGACGATTCCATTACAGGGGCGTGCGAATGTCACCCTATCATTGAACGTGACGGACCTCACCATCGGATTGGAAGATTTACTCTCAAAACTAAGA
- the rplU gene encoding 50S ribosomal protein L21, whose amino-acid sequence MYAIIETGGKQIRVEAGQAIYIEKLNAEQGETVTFDKVLFVGGDDVKVGSPLVDGATVTAKVEKQGRAKKLVVFKYKAKKNYRRKQGHRQPYTKVVIDAINA is encoded by the coding sequence ATGTACGCAATTATCGAAACAGGTGGTAAGCAAATCCGTGTAGAAGCTGGTCAAGCAATCTACATCGAAAAGCTAAACGCAGAACAAGGCGAAACAGTTACATTCGACAAAGTTCTATTCGTTGGTGGTGACGATGTTAAAGTAGGAAGTCCTTTAGTGGATGGAGCTACTGTAACAGCGAAAGTTGAAAAACAAGGCCGCGCGAAAAAGCTTGTAGTATTCAAATACAAAGCGAAAAAGAACTACCGTCGTAAGCAAGGTCACCGTCAGCCATACACTAAAGTTGTGATTGACGCAATCAACGCGTAA
- a CDS encoding Spo0B C-terminal domain-containing protein, giving the protein MSENWGVVEALRHARHDWMNDLQLIKGNLDLDRVERAKQVIEEMVLVAQNESKLSNLRLPLLTEWILTYNWSRHLIKLDFEVLQAESSHGLDDRRLFNWCKEFLEFLESNVMNNVENQLSILLDITKEHSRLIFDFTGILKSTSIVEEWLKNQQSNGENIEIEQLQEEILVIHAVVE; this is encoded by the coding sequence ATGAGCGAAAATTGGGGTGTAGTCGAGGCGTTAAGGCATGCCCGTCACGACTGGATGAATGATCTGCAGTTAATTAAAGGCAATCTGGATCTTGATCGTGTGGAGCGTGCGAAGCAGGTGATCGAGGAAATGGTCCTCGTTGCACAAAATGAATCAAAGCTATCGAATTTACGGCTTCCATTATTGACGGAATGGATTTTAACATATAATTGGTCAAGACATTTGATTAAGCTTGATTTTGAAGTCCTTCAAGCGGAGTCATCCCATGGGCTTGATGATCGCAGGCTTTTTAACTGGTGCAAGGAGTTTCTTGAATTCCTTGAATCAAATGTAATGAACAATGTGGAAAATCAATTATCCATTTTACTGGACATTACGAAAGAACATTCCCGTTTGATATTTGATTTCACAGGTATACTAAAGAGTACAAGCATTGTAGAAGAGTGGCTTAAGAATCAGCAATCAAACGGAGAAAATATAGAAATAGAACAGCTTCAAGAAGAGATTCTTGTCATTCATGCCGTTGTTGAATGA